The Bacteroidales bacterium genome has a window encoding:
- a CDS encoding pyridoxamine 5'-phosphate oxidase family protein, whose protein sequence is MRRAQQEITDKSVLEEILGKAMICRLAMIDGDRPYILPFNYGYRDGCIFIHSAPGGKKIDLLARDNRVCFEVEDAVEISKGERACDWSTRYRSIVGYGTVEILSDQQGKQEGLEAIMAQHGAPDLIEFKQKNLDRMVILKVTITSKSGKQSSRAD, encoded by the coding sequence ATGAGAAGAGCACAGCAGGAGATCACAGACAAGAGCGTTCTGGAGGAGATACTGGGGAAGGCCATGATATGCAGGCTGGCCATGATCGATGGCGACCGGCCCTATATCCTCCCCTTCAACTACGGATACAGGGATGGATGCATTTTTATCCATTCGGCCCCCGGGGGCAAGAAGATCGATCTTCTCGCCCGGGATAACAGGGTCTGTTTCGAGGTGGAAGATGCGGTAGAGATCTCCAAAGGAGAGAGGGCCTGCGACTGGAGCACCCGATACCGTTCCATAGTGGGCTACGGAACGGTGGAGATCCTATCAGATCAGCAGGGTAAGCAGGAGGGTCTGGAGGCGATTATGGCACAGCATGGGGCCCCGGACCTGATTGAGTTCAAGCAGAAAAACCTGGACCGCATGGTGATCCTGAAAGTCACCATTACCTCCAAAAGCGGAAAACAATCCAGCCGGGCGGACTAA
- a CDS encoding DUF1573 domain-containing protein, whose translation MRASLNFIISMMILAAGTWGCSDSPEEKARDHGQEIWFEEYMHDYGQIEKDSDGTWSFVFKNLGDEAFVINRVRSTCGCTVPDWPREPIEPGSTGKISVKYNTATTGTFLKSVVVYSTAANSPVKLQIKGKVVAREKEEL comes from the coding sequence ATGAGAGCTTCACTGAATTTCATAATCTCCATGATGATCCTGGCAGCAGGTACCTGGGGATGTTCTGACTCACCGGAAGAGAAAGCCAGGGATCATGGCCAGGAGATCTGGTTCGAAGAGTACATGCACGACTACGGACAGATTGAGAAGGACAGCGATGGCACCTGGTCTTTTGTCTTTAAGAACCTGGGGGACGAGGCCTTTGTCATCAACCGGGTGCGTTCCACCTGTGGCTGCACCGTCCCCGACTGGCCGAGGGAACCCATTGAACCGGGATCCACCGGGAAGATAAGCGTCAAATACAATACCGCCACAACCGGCACTTTCCTGAAATCGGTGGTGGTATACTCTACAGCAGCCAATTCACCTGTGAAACTACAGATCAAAGGCAAGGTGGTCGCCAGGGAAAAGGAAGAATTATAA
- a CDS encoding pyridoxal phosphate-dependent aminotransferase, with protein MPGISTKGQQMPASPIRKLVPYAEEAKRKGRKVYHLNIGQPDILTPEVARNAVKNMSARVIEYSHSAGNESYRRKLASFYQGLGIEVDHTEMLVTTGGSEAISFALMSTVNPGEEVIVPEPFYANYNGFSVAAGVRVVPITSGIENGFALPPIEEFEKAITPDTRGIIICNPNNPTGYLYSQEELELLGEIVKKHDLYLYSDEVYREFCYDGEKHFSAMDLPGLEQHVIMFDSVSKRYSMCGVRVGTLISRNKEVISTALKFAQARLSPPSYGQVAAEAALDTPSSYFKEVYEEYIERRNFMVEALNKMPGVRCPTPKGAFYTVVHLPVDDSDLFCQWILSEFEYKNQTVMMAPASGFYSTPGLGKQEVRIAYVLKKEDLAKAMDTLAGALKAYPGRTN; from the coding sequence ATGCCAGGTATCTCAACAAAAGGACAGCAAATGCCAGCATCTCCCATCCGGAAGCTGGTCCCCTATGCGGAAGAGGCTAAGCGTAAGGGGAGAAAGGTCTACCACCTCAACATTGGTCAGCCCGATATCCTTACCCCTGAAGTGGCCCGCAATGCGGTGAAGAATATGAGCGCCAGGGTCATTGAGTACAGTCACTCTGCCGGAAATGAAAGTTATCGCCGGAAGCTGGCATCCTTTTATCAGGGTTTGGGAATTGAAGTGGACCACACCGAAATGCTGGTGACCACCGGAGGATCCGAAGCGATCTCTTTCGCACTGATGTCCACTGTAAACCCGGGGGAGGAAGTGATTGTACCGGAACCCTTCTACGCCAATTATAATGGCTTTTCGGTAGCAGCGGGAGTCAGGGTGGTCCCCATTACTTCGGGTATTGAAAATGGATTTGCCCTGCCTCCCATCGAGGAATTTGAAAAGGCGATTACTCCGGATACCCGCGGCATTATCATCTGCAATCCAAACAATCCCACCGGATATCTTTATTCTCAGGAGGAGCTTGAGCTGCTGGGTGAGATTGTGAAAAAGCATGACCTGTATCTCTACTCGGACGAAGTATACAGGGAATTTTGCTATGATGGGGAGAAACACTTTTCAGCCATGGATCTGCCCGGTCTGGAACAGCATGTGATCATGTTTGATTCGGTTTCCAAACGCTACAGCATGTGCGGAGTAAGGGTCGGAACCCTGATCTCCCGGAACAAAGAAGTCATCTCGACGGCACTGAAGTTTGCCCAGGCCAGACTGAGCCCACCCTCCTACGGGCAGGTGGCTGCGGAAGCAGCACTGGATACACCTTCCTCCTACTTCAAAGAGGTCTATGAGGAGTATATCGAACGCCGCAATTTTATGGTGGAGGCCCTGAACAAAATGCCGGGGGTCAGATGCCCCACACCCAAAGGAGCATTCTATACAGTGGTGCATCTTCCGGTGGATGATTCCGACCTGTTCTGCCAGTGGATCCTGAGTGAGTTTGAATACAAGAACCAGACGGTGATGATGGCTCCGGCTTCTGGATTTTACTCCACTCCCGGACTGGGAAAACAGGAGGTCCGGATCGCCTATGTGCTGAAAAAAGAGGACCTGGCCAAAGCCATGGATACCCTGGCCGGGGCCTTGAAAGCTTACCCGGGGCGAACCAACTGA
- a CDS encoding DEAD/DEAH box helicase, giving the protein MNFNDFGFDPDLMEGISAMGFESPTPIQEQAIPAILEGRDIIGSAQTGTGKTAAFLLPVIQNIIASRGASKTRALVIVPTRELAQQIDQQMEGFSYFTPVSSIAVYGGGDGTLFAREKKALTEGTEVVICTPGRMIAHLNNNYVKFDSLKYLILDEADRMLDMGFFEDIMKIIQHLPKERQNLMFAATMPEDIRKLARKVLHQPVELNIAISKPAEKILQVAYVVYETQKLPLAKHLLKGRDLKSVIVFCSTKLSAKQLGRELKREGLKVEDIHSDLDQKTREQIMLDFRNRKLNILVATDLLSRGIDVDNIELIINYDVPHEGEDYIHRIGRTARAESDGVAITLISQEEQYKFARIEKMLEKAVTKSSVPEEFGDTPDYDPSVNRGRSGSFRGGGGRKKSGGQNRRNNDRRKSGSNSGR; this is encoded by the coding sequence TTGAATTTTAATGATTTTGGATTTGATCCCGACCTGATGGAGGGGATCAGTGCCATGGGATTTGAATCCCCTACTCCCATCCAGGAACAGGCCATTCCAGCCATTCTGGAGGGCAGGGACATCATCGGTTCGGCACAGACCGGTACCGGTAAAACGGCCGCTTTCCTGCTTCCTGTTATACAGAATATCATTGCCTCCAGGGGGGCCAGTAAAACCAGGGCCCTGGTGATTGTGCCCACCCGTGAGCTGGCCCAGCAGATTGATCAGCAGATGGAGGGCTTCTCCTATTTTACCCCGGTCAGTTCCATAGCGGTATACGGAGGGGGAGACGGCACCCTGTTTGCCCGGGAAAAGAAAGCGCTCACAGAAGGGACAGAGGTTGTTATCTGTACTCCGGGCAGAATGATTGCCCACCTGAACAATAATTACGTGAAGTTTGACAGCCTGAAGTACCTGATTCTGGACGAGGCCGACCGGATGCTGGATATGGGTTTCTTCGAGGATATCATGAAGATCATCCAGCACCTCCCCAAAGAGAGGCAGAACCTGATGTTTGCAGCGACAATGCCCGAAGATATCCGGAAACTGGCCCGCAAGGTGCTGCACCAGCCTGTGGAGCTGAATATCGCCATCTCCAAACCGGCCGAAAAGATCTTACAGGTGGCCTATGTGGTCTACGAAACCCAGAAACTACCCCTGGCAAAACACCTTCTGAAAGGACGCGACCTGAAAAGCGTTATTGTGTTCTGCTCCACCAAGTTATCTGCGAAGCAGCTGGGAAGGGAGCTGAAAAGAGAAGGCTTGAAAGTGGAGGATATCCATTCCGATCTGGACCAGAAAACCCGGGAGCAGATCATGCTTGATTTCAGGAACCGGAAACTGAATATCCTGGTGGCCACCGACCTGTTATCCAGAGGCATCGACGTGGATAATATTGAGTTGATCATCAATTATGATGTTCCCCATGAAGGGGAGGATTATATTCACCGGATCGGTCGGACTGCCAGGGCCGAATCCGACGGGGTGGCCATCACCCTGATCAGCCAGGAAGAGCAGTACAAGTTTGCCCGCATCGAAAAAATGCTGGAGAAGGCGGTGACCAAATCATCCGTTCCCGAAGAGTTCGGGGATACCCCCGACTATGATCCATCCGTAAACAGAGGCCGGTCCGGCTCTTTCAGGGGTGGTGGCGGAAGGAAGAAAAGTGGTGGCCAGAACCGACGAAATAATGATCGAAGAAAGTCGGGAAGCAATTCCGGCAGATAA